From the Papaver somniferum cultivar HN1 chromosome 2, ASM357369v1, whole genome shotgun sequence genome, the window CCGCCAGCGCAGCATTATCAAATAACTCATAAAATCCTATGACCATGCTACCTGTTCAATTCCAAACCCAAACGACTTTAGTAGACTAATATCAATAAATAGTTTTGGTATCTAAAACATGATAACCTTAACATACCAAGGTATGCAGGTTCAACCAAGCATTCACTCGAACACATTTTATTCGGGCCTTGGACCAAATGATAAATCCTCCTTAAAAAATCTAACTTAGATCGAGGGTTTCAGTTCTGTCGGCTCTGGAGTGGCCACCATTTAGACGCGTAGATTCATTGCTAAAACTGTCTCAGCCGTTGGATAATTGGTTCTGTGACGGTACGGTTCTTTATGTCGGTTTCGGATCGGGTTGGCGGCGGTTCTGTTCAGCCCTGAGATTTTAAGCCAGAGCAATCAAGTGCCCATCAGTTTATATTTCTATGAAGAAGAACTGAAATAGGGATGAAGAAAGTGCGTGTAGAACCCTAGCTCCCTAGAGTACTAGTTACGATGAAGAAGAATTCTAAAATTACAATTCGATGGACGACATCCATGATGAAGAAATGGATTTTTATACACAgtgggagaagaaaaagaagaagaggaacacgAAATGGAGGTATTAGAAGTAAAGGGGAAAGAAAAAAACTAGTAACAGAGTCGAGTCTTCTTCCAAAGGAGATCATCATGGACACCCTATCATTGTTACCAGTTAAATCCATTTTAAGATTCAGGTTTGTTTAAAAGAACTGATGCAGTCTtttcaaaatccctaattttcatTACAATGCATGTTATATTGAAATCCTTGGTTCTTTTAAATGCTAGATCTGCATTCAATCTGAACCAAAGTTGATATGCAATTGATCAGATTGAAGTGTCTCCTTTGAGAACTTTAATGCAGGTAAGAAGACTGGAGGCTGGATGTTTAAAATTCTGTAGTGGAATTATCTATCCAAGTGTGCTTGTCTTCGCGATGCTGTAGTTGTGATTGTCTGTTAATGTGATACAGATGTTGCTTTGTTAGTAGATAATTATTTGTTTTTGTGACCGCATGATTTTACACAGAAAGATATATGCACCTGCCAAGAAGCAGAAGCTGGAGGTGGATCACTCAACCTCTGAAGTTCAGGAAAGCTTTAATACGCACAAAGAAGCACCTAAAGGAACCAGAGGTGATAAGTTTCACTTGCATTGTAAATTAGACATGATTTGGTGCTTTTATTAACTCGTTTTGTAATCTCATCTCAGGAAGGAGTAGTGAGCCTTTTGTTCCTCTCACAGAAGTTGAAGAGAGTCAAGTATCTTTTGCCTTCGCAAAGTTCAATAGGTAAGAAGAGAAGCTTCATGTTTTAATTCGCTGTAAGTGGAATTGTCGCTGATATAGATATCATATAGACGAGCGCTTATCTTTGCAAGTTGGGTGTCAATATTCTTAACTAATGGTAtagttgttggaatttggatgaTAATTATATATTCTTGGAACTTCGTTTTGCAGGCAGAAAATCTTGGTTACGCATCAGAATTCTAACATTGAGATTACAGGCCAAATTTTGCAGTGCCTGAAACCAGGTGGCTGGTTGAATGATGAGGTGTTTTTTGCTCGTTTGGACTTTGGTTACCTTATTTACCAAATCCATGTTTAATGCGTGTGACTTTGTTTTACTTGAAATTCACTCCTGGGTTACCAATTGAAAATATAAGGAGAAGAGTTTGTGTAAGATTCATGAATTTACTTTCCTCGTATGTAGGTCATAAATGTCTACTTTGGATTGTTGAAGGAGAGGGAACAAAGAGAACCAAAAAAGTTTTTGAAGTGTCATTTCTTCAACACCTTCTTCTATACCAAGGTTGATTTCCTTCAAGTCTCGCCTACTTTCTGCCATTTCCTCTCCATTCTTCTTATTCATCAATCGTGTTCGTCATTGTGTTTCTTTAGTTGATTAGTGCGAGGGATGGTTATGACTTCAAATCTGTCAGAAGATGGACTACTGAAAGGAAAATAGGGTACAGACTTCTTGAGTGCGACAAGGTTAAATTGCTACTCCACctttttattttaatactttCGTTTTGAATTACTGTTCTCATTGCAAACTTGGTTAGTCTTGGTTAGTCTTTGAATTAAGGATCAGTCTTGTTGTTTCTGCAGATTTTTGTCCCTATCCACAAACACATGCATTGGTGCTTGGCTGTTATCAATAAGAAGGACCGGAAGTTTCAATATCTTGATTCACTCCAAGGCATGGATCACCAAGTTCTTAAAGACCTGGTGCGTGTTTAGGGTATATAAATGTGGTTCTGATGTAGAAATCTAGTATGTTACGAACTTAAGTGGATTCTGTATTGGTTcttcttttgatatttttgttcACTTTGTTGCTTGTGGTTTCAGGCTAGATATTACATGGAAGAAGTAAAAGATAAAAGTGGTGAAGACATAAACACAAATTCTTGGACATTGGAATATGCTTATGACATACCTCATCAGGAGAACAAGTACGTTTCTAATATTTGGATTCATGAAAACGAAAACAAAAACTAAATATTTGAGCTTTCTCCAGATGTTTTGTTTGGTGCCATTTTTCTATTAGCACACCAGAGTCTTAGAATGATTACTGGTTTCCACTGATAGGTCAGACTGTGGCATGTTC encodes:
- the LOC113350265 gene encoding putative ubiquitin-like-specific protease 1B isoform X6, giving the protein MKKNSKITIRWTTSMMKKWIFIHSGRRKRRRGTRNGGIRSKGERKKLVTESSLLPKEIIMDTLSLLPVKSILRFRKIYAPAKKQKLEVDHSTSEVQESFNTHKEAPKGTRGRSSEPFVPLTEVEESQVSFAFAKFNRQKILVTHQNSNIEITGQILQCLKPGGWLNDEVINVYFGLLKEREQREPKKFLKCHFFNTFFYTKLISARDGYDFKSVRRWTTERKIGYRLLECDKIFVPIHKHMHWCLAVINKKDRKFQYLDSLQGMDHQVLKDLARYYMEEVKDKSGEDINTNSWTLEYAYDIPHQENKSDCGMFMIKYADFYSRGVGLCFSQVGLWHVPGEACLCNRSVCDSVVYSNKSGCALVLKENCKRDSDVCMSESR
- the LOC113350265 gene encoding putative ubiquitin-like-specific protease 1B isoform X5, encoding MKKNSKITIRWTTSMMKKWIFIHSGRRKRRRGTRNGGIRSKGERKKLVTESSLLPKEIIMDTLSLLPVKSILRFRKIYAPAKKQKLEVDHSTSEVQESFNTHKEAPKGTRGRSSEPFVPLTEVEESQVSFAFAKFNRQKILVTHQNSNIEITGQILQCLKPGGWLNDEVINVYFGLLKEREQREPKKFLKCHFFNTFFYTKLISARDGYDFKSVRRWTTERKIGYRLLECDKIFVPIHKHMHWCLAVINKKDRKFQYLDSLQGMDHQVLKDLARYYMEEVKDKSGEDINTNSWTLEYAYDIPHQENKSDCGMFMIKYADFYSRGVGLCFSQVGLWHVPGEACLCNRSVCDSVVYSNKSEGCALVLKENCKRDSDVCMSESR
- the LOC113350265 gene encoding putative ubiquitin-like-specific protease 1B isoform X3 codes for the protein MKKNSKITIRWTTSMMKKWIFIHSGRRKRRRGTRNGGIRSKGERKKLVTESSLLPKEIIMDTLSLLPVKSILRFRKIYAPAKKQKLEVDHSTSEVQESFNTHKEAPKGTRGRSSEPFVPLTEVEESQVSFAFAKFNRQKILVTHQNSNIEITGQILQCLKPGGWLNDEVINVYFGLLKEREQREPKKFLKCHFFNTFFYTKLISARDGYDFKSVRRWTTERKIGYRLLECDKIFVPIHKHMHWCLAVINKKDRKFQYLDSLQGMDHQVLKDLARYYMEEVKDKSGEDINTNSWTLEYAYDIPHQENKSDCGMFMIKYADFYSRGVGLCFSQLGSIYVDEVKDKYVNLGTLECSNGIPCQDYGSDCGMFQVKHAYVTDQSVTLWFTQINQDALWF
- the LOC113350265 gene encoding putative ubiquitin-like-specific protease 1B isoform X2; the protein is MKKNSKITIRWTTSMMKKWIFIHSGRRKRRRGTRNGGIRSKGERKKLVTESSLLPKEIIMDTLSLLPVKSILRFRKIYAPAKKQKLEVDHSTSEVQESFNTHKEAPKGTRGRSSEPFVPLTEVEESQVSFAFAKFNRQKILVTHQNSNIEITGQILQCLKPGGWLNDEVINVYFGLLKEREQREPKKFLKCHFFNTFFYTKLISARDGYDFKSVRRWTTERKIGYRLLECDKIFVPIHKHMHWCLAVINKKDRKFQYLDSLQGMDHQVLKDLARYYMEEVKDKSGEDINTNSWTLEYAYDIPHQENKSDCGMFMIKYADFYSRGVGLCFSQLGSIYVDEVKDKYVNLGTLECSNGIPCQDYGSDCGMFQVKHAYVTDQSVTLWFTQINQKDALWF
- the LOC113350265 gene encoding putative ubiquitin-like-specific protease 1B isoform X1; its protein translation is MKKNSKITIRWTTSMMKKWIFIHSGRRKRRRGTRNGGIRSKGERKKLVTESSLLPKEIIMDTLSLLPVKSILRFRKIYAPAKKQKLEVDHSTSEVQESFNTHKEAPKGTRGRSSEPFVPLTEVEESQVSFAFAKFNRQKILVTHQNSNIEITGQILQCLKPGGWLNDEVINVYFGLLKEREQREPKKFLKCHFFNTFFYTKLISARDGYDFKSVRRWTTERKIGYRLLECDKIFVPIHKHMHWCLAVINKKDRKFQYLDSLQGMDHQVLKDLARYYMEEVKDKSGEDINTNSWTLEYAYDIPHQENKSDCGMFMIKYADFYSRGVGLCFSQLGSIYVDEVKDKYVNLGTLECSNGIPCQDYGSDCGMFQVKHAYVTDQSVTLWFTQINQVYSPARIFAVTCYGQGYLSTQYIELDQTTYQHLYEIETDRFKLGFLCRAECELFGYVFIVEGCALVLKENCKRDSDVCMSESR
- the LOC113350265 gene encoding putative ubiquitin-like-specific protease 1B isoform X4; amino-acid sequence: MKKNSKITIRWTTSMMKKWIFIHSGRRKRRRGTRNGGIRSKGERKKLVTESSLLPKEIIMDTLSLLPVKSILRFRKIYAPAKKQKLEVDHSTSEVQESFNTHKEAPKGTRGRSSEPFVPLTEVEESQVSFAFAKFNRQKILVTHQNSNIEITGQILQCLKPGGWLNDEVINVYFGLLKEREQREPKKFLKCHFFNTFFYTKLISARDGYDFKSVRRWTTERKIGYRLLECDKIFVPIHKHMHWCLAVINKKDRKFQYLDSLQGMDHQVLKDLARYYMEEVKDKSGEDINTNSWTLEYAYDIPHQENKSDCGMFMIKYADFYSRGVGLCFSQVGLWHVPGEACLCNRSVCDSVVYSNKSGLFSSSHFCCYLLRPGVSEYSVYRIGSDNLPTLV